ACACGGGCGTTCACGCCGAGGCGGTCGACGCCCAGGTCCGCGCGGAAGATGCGGCGGACCTCGTCGTCAGCGCCCGGCTCGGGGTCGGAGGCTTGCAGCAGGTCGTCGAGCTTGACGTCGAGGCCGTAGAACTTCGGGGCCTCCATCGCTAATCCAGCCGATTCGTAAAGGGCGGCGAAGTCGTCGAGGCTCAGCGCCTTCGTGTGCGAAGGGTCGCGCAGCTTCTCGACGGCGTCGTAGGCGGCCCCCTGCTTGGGGTCCTGCGAATAGACGTCGACGACGACGACTCGACCGCCAGGGCGACAGACCCGAGCCATCTCTCGCAGTACGTCCGAGGGCTCCAACAGGTGGTGGAAGGCGTATCGCGAGAAGACGACCGTGAACGCGGCGTCCTCGAAAGGGAGCCTGGAGACGTCCGAGACCCTCCAGTCGACGTTCGCCAGCCCCCTCGAAGCCTGGAGCTTGCGGGCCTGGTCGATCATGCCGGGGGTGATGTCGACGCCCGTGACGCGCTTCGCGTACCTGGCGAAATCGCAGGCGACGAGCCCGGGGCCGCAGGCGACATCGAGGACCACGTCCTCCGGGCCAATCCCGGCGGCCTCGCGGACGAGTCGCATGGCGTCCTCGTCGGAGTGGGGCGCGTAGGCCGCGAACGGCTCGGCCTGGGCGGTGAACTGCTCCACGATCAACTGATTCTGGCGGTCGTGATCCATCGTCGGTCCTTGGCGGTGGGAGAGTCCGGGGATTCAATTCCCCGGTGGAGGAACCAGGAAGACCGAAGCCGAGCACGTCAGGTTCGCCTCACTCCGACCGCGCCTTCGCGATCGACGCGACCCGAGCATCGACGGCCCGGATGTAGCCTGCCGGAGCGAGAAACACCTGAACGCCCCGAATGCCCGCCGAGACGGAGATCACATCGAACAACTCGGCCGTTTCCTCAAGGTAGACGGGATACGCCTTCTTGCAGGCCATCGCCGTGACGCCGCCCCGGATGTAGCCGGTGAGCGGCTCAACCTCCTTGAGCGGCACCGTATCGACCTTCTTGTCGCCTGTCGCCTTGGCGATCGCCTTCAGGTCCAACTCGCAGTCCGCCGGGACGACCGCCAGGCAGACGCCGTGCTTGTCGCCCCGGACGACCAGCGTCTTGAAGACCTGCTCCGGAGGCAGGCCGACCTTTCGGGCGACCGACTCAGCCACGAGATCGTCGGGGTCGACCTCGTAGTCCCGTAGCTCGTAGGGAATTCCCAGCCGGTCCAACAGGCGCACGGCGTTAGTCTTCGCGATCGCCACCCCGATCTCCTCCGCGTCCCAATACTCTCTGGAATCCAGTTCCGAGAGCTTAACGGAGGGGACGCTCGGCGACCACTCAAGGACCTCGGCGCGACCGCCGGGCTTCGCGTTCGGCCTTGAAGCGTTCCAGGTCGGCCAGAACTTCGGGGTCGAAATCGAGGGAAGTGAACGGCTTCACCTCGGCTGAATCGACCTCGGGGAGTTCGAGCCGAGGCGTCGGCCTGGGAAACTGCGCGGCGCGGGCCTCGGCGACCTCGCCGTCGTTGATCTCGGTGGGGGCGACCTCGGCGGGAGCCTCGCCAAGACCATTATGGCGGATGTGCTCGACAAACCGTCGAACGGCCGGCGACTCCCAGATCTTGGGCGCTGGTTCGTACTTGCGGTTCCACTCGAGCGCTTTTGAGTCGGTGGTCATCTTGCCGACCCACTCGAATCGCGTGTCAAGGTCCGCGGCGTACTTTTGAACCCCGGCCGCCAGGAAGGCCGCCGCCAGCACACCCTTGGCACTTCCCAGCAAGAAGCCGGCGAATTGGTTGTCGCGACGGGCCTCCGTCTTTCCCGAGGCGTCCGGACGTCGAGCCAGCTTGATGAGCAGGGTTGTTACGCCCACCAGCACGATGTACGACGCGGCTGCCGATCCCCACCAGAGGATTCTATCCATCAGGGCGGGATCGACCTTCGGCAGTCGAGACAGCACGTATGGGCGGGCCTGGTCGCGCACAGGGTCGGCCAGGTAGAAGCAGGCTATAAAACCCGCGATCCGAACGGCCTGGCTGACGAAACCACGCAGCCAACCGCGGATCGCGGCGATCAGGACCACCGCCCCCAAGGCCAGGTCCACCCCCATAACCACCTCCTGAACCAAGCGCGGCGAAAACCGTCCGAGAAGGTATTCGCCGGCGGCGGCCCAATCTTGCATCCCCGGTGAACATCGCGAGCCGTGTCGGCTCTCATCGGTCGGGGCGAGGCGGAACTTGAGGAAATCGGGAAAAGGGACGGCGGCTCTTCGACTCAGGCCATTGTTAGTAGCCGAGCCCCTTCAAGTAGGCGACGCTGCGGGAGATCCGACGCTGACGTTCCTCCAGGCCAGGCTCCGGCTCGCCGCCGATCCCCTCGATCTCGATCGTATAGGCGCCCTTGTAGCCGACGCCGTCCAGAATCGAGCCGACGCGCGAGAAATCGACCGCGCCGCCGTCGCCGACCGCCGGGAAGTACCAGTCTTCGAAACCGCCTCGGTTGTCCTTCACATGGACGTTCCGGACCAGTTCCTTGACCTTCTCCAGCTCATCGCAGGGGTCGACGCCCGCGTTATAGTAGGCGATGTTCCCGGTGTCGAAGTTGAGCAGGACATGGGGGTGCCGGACTTCCTCCATCAGCGCGAGCATCGCCGCGGCGTTCTCGGTCGGCCCCTTATGGGTTTCCAGGGCCAGGGTGATCCCGACCTCAGACGCGGCGTCCCCCAGGTGACGGAGGGCCTTCACGACGGTTTGCCGTTGCTCGGCGTCCGCGGGTTGGCCGGCGCCCGTGACGCAGATCGGGACGTTGAACCAGCGGGCGGCGAATCGGATCCGGCGTTCGGTGATCGCCACGCCTTCCTCGGTGCGGATGTCCGCCCCGCCGACGTTGCAGCCGCTGATCTTCACCTGATGCTCGGCCAGCAGGTCGACGAACGCCTGGGCGGTGGCGTCGTCGGCCTTCTCGGTAACCACGGCCGATTCGGGGATCACCAGCCCGCCGAGGTTGTGCCCGCGCAGGGCCAGTTCCAGGTGGTTGATCCCCGCCTCGCGAATCATTCGCGCCGCGGTGCGGACGCCGTCGGGGCCGTAGCAGTTGGTAAAGCAGCTCAGAATACGGGCCATCGTCAAGGCTTCTCCTCGGCCTGGATCGGTTCCAGGGCCACGGGGAACTCGCTTTCGGGATCGACGACCCGGAGGGCCGTTCGGCCGTCCAGGACGTCCAGCAACAGGCGGCCGCACAACTCCCCGCGCCAGCCGCGGGCCAGTTCAGGACGGCCCCCTTCCGGGCAGCCGTCGAGCCGCCAGCGGATGAGTCGTTTGAGGTCGGAGTTGGTGGCGACGAGCGATCCGGCTACCCGATTCTCCAGGCAGCATTGGGCCAGCGCCGCTGCCAATAGGTTGGCGACCGTCGAAGCCCCCGGCGCGTCGTCGTGGCGGGGAGCCGGCTCGGGCAGCTGTTCGTCCGGTACGGCGCGGGCGGCCGCGATGGCAGCCAGGATATCGTCGGCTCGATTGATGAGCCCAGGCCGGTTGAAATCGCGAAGGGCTTCAAGGTCGCGACGGTTCCCAGGCATCCGCTTGGCGATGGCCACGACAAGGTCGTCGCGCATCACCTGGCGCATCGGGCGATTTTGCCGTCGGGCTTCGTTCTCGCGCCAGTGCGAGAGCTGACGTGCGGCTTCGAGGGCTCGACGGTTGAGATGCTGCAGCCCGGGAAGTCGACGCCAACGGTCCTCATCCGCACGCTGCTCGATCGCGTCCAGATAGTCCTGGAACTCGTCCTCCGCCCACGAGGACCGGCCCAGTCGCTCAAGCTCGGCCCCTAAACGGTCTCGAAGCTCGAGCAGGTAACGGACGTCGTCCAGCGCGTATCGCACCTGGGCCTGGCTGAGAGGGCGGCGCCTCCAGTCGGTGCGGGTCTCGCTCCCGGAGATGGTTACGCGAAGCAACTGGCCGACCAGGTTCGTGTGTGAAAGAGGGTAGCTGTAGCCGACCAGGCCGGCGGCGAGCTGGACGTCGAAAACCCGCTCGGGGAGTTCGCCGGTCCGCATCAGGCAGATCCGCATGTCCTCGCCGGCGGCGTGCATCACGACCTCGATCGCCGGGTCGAGGACGACTTCCCAGAAGGGCGTAAGATCGCCCACGGCCAGGGGATCGACGACGGCGAGCCGCTGCGACGTCGCCACCTGGATCAGGCAGAGAACCGGCTCGAAGGTGTCTTCCGACACGAACTCGGTGTCGAAGCCGAATCGGCCTTCGCCACGGACGTGCTCAATCAGTTCGAGCAGCCCGGCCGCCGTCGCGACGAGGCTCTCTTG
The nucleotide sequence above comes from Paludisphaera rhizosphaerae. Encoded proteins:
- a CDS encoding class I SAM-dependent methyltransferase, whose product is MDHDRQNQLIVEQFTAQAEPFAAYAPHSDEDAMRLVREAAGIGPEDVVLDVACGPGLVACDFARYAKRVTGVDITPGMIDQARKLQASRGLANVDWRVSDVSRLPFEDAAFTVVFSRYAFHHLLEPSDVLREMARVCRPGGRVVVVDVYSQDPKQGAAYDAVEKLRDPSHTKALSLDDFAALYESAGLAMEAPKFYGLDVKLDDLLQASDPEPGADDEVRRIFRADLGVDRLGVNARVIDGEIWFTFPIVVMVGRRP
- the ybaK gene encoding Cys-tRNA(Pro) deacylase; the encoded protein is MAIAKTNAVRLLDRLGIPYELRDYEVDPDDLVAESVARKVGLPPEQVFKTLVVRGDKHGVCLAVVPADCELDLKAIAKATGDKKVDTVPLKEVEPLTGYIRGGVTAMACKKAYPVYLEETAELFDVISVSAGIRGVQVFLAPAGYIRAVDARVASIAKARSE
- a CDS encoding CvpA family protein; this encodes MGVDLALGAVVLIAAIRGWLRGFVSQAVRIAGFIACFYLADPVRDQARPYVLSRLPKVDPALMDRILWWGSAAASYIVLVGVTTLLIKLARRPDASGKTEARRDNQFAGFLLGSAKGVLAAAFLAAGVQKYAADLDTRFEWVGKMTTDSKALEWNRKYEPAPKIWESPAVRRFVEHIRHNGLGEAPAEVAPTEINDGEVAEARAAQFPRPTPRLELPEVDSAEVKPFTSLDFDPEVLADLERFKAEREARRSRRGP
- a CDS encoding sugar phosphate isomerase/epimerase family protein; the protein is MARILSCFTNCYGPDGVRTAARMIREAGINHLELALRGHNLGGLVIPESAVVTEKADDATAQAFVDLLAEHQVKISGCNVGGADIRTEEGVAITERRIRFAARWFNVPICVTGAGQPADAEQRQTVVKALRHLGDAASEVGITLALETHKGPTENAAAMLALMEEVRHPHVLLNFDTGNIAYYNAGVDPCDELEKVKELVRNVHVKDNRGGFEDWYFPAVGDGGAVDFSRVGSILDGVGYKGAYTIEIEGIGGEPEPGLEERQRRISRSVAYLKGLGY
- a CDS encoding ribonuclease D encodes the protein MPDPRQESLVATAAGLLELIEHVRGEGRFGFDTEFVSEDTFEPVLCLIQVATSQRLAVVDPLAVGDLTPFWEVVLDPAIEVVMHAAGEDMRICLMRTGELPERVFDVQLAAGLVGYSYPLSHTNLVGQLLRVTISGSETRTDWRRRPLSQAQVRYALDDVRYLLELRDRLGAELERLGRSSWAEDEFQDYLDAIEQRADEDRWRRLPGLQHLNRRALEAARQLSHWRENEARRQNRPMRQVMRDDLVVAIAKRMPGNRRDLEALRDFNRPGLINRADDILAAIAAARAVPDEQLPEPAPRHDDAPGASTVANLLAAALAQCCLENRVAGSLVATNSDLKRLIRWRLDGCPEGGRPELARGWRGELCGRLLLDVLDGRTALRVVDPESEFPVALEPIQAEEKP